tccttgtcaaactttccacttttggaaaagctctgaccgaccagcctcttcttctcactaaatctcagatttctctcaaaccggtaagtattttgctctaatccttgtacgtttttgttcattaatcgattctacatctttctatctttcaaaatctgaatttcatccatgaaatcaccaagatctaggtgttcttgggtgatgtcatcatgtgttcttcaagaacactaagttttgacatcattccaccatgaataacttagatctaaccgatttccacataaataacctaaaatctaccaaagatcttaacatttcacggtggaaaaggattggaagatgggttttcatctatctttcaactcttttacactcaaaaaggtgaaaacgagacttgaaccgatttataaaccattctaaacaaacacatggttcaagattcgggttctaccacgagattaccgattacaagttaaacgttaaacttaagttccaaaccgtctctgaccgagtttgggtgattcctgctcgagtcagtaaactaagtagggacttcagctttgtggttcaactcgtagtcaaaatatctctaaaacgtCAACAATTCACGGGGagaaccaagtgttaagtgataggttaaccgaatcgagaagctggccgaacggctaggctgttcgatcgaacagcccaaccgaacgactatgccagccgatcgactaggctaaccgatcgaccagcacttagacccaccaactcacaaagtgtagtattgacgaggtgctgttcgatcgactacgccactcgattgtaatcattactactcgaatcatgagatactatacttcaaaacacttagacttttcgaaacattggaatgtcacccgatcgaacatgccaaccgatcgagtgacatacttgCAAACAATGAggtgctaaccgatcgaacagccgttcgatcggccaacttgaaaggtagtacaaaccatcatacacaaacacatccttcacatcaaaggaagaaacaatccacttgaaggaaccagccgatcgagccagccggccgatcgaatggatgttcgaacggactttcaaaccaatcgaacagcccactcgatcgaacagctgtccgatcgattggtctacccgatccagtttccactgttcactttttccgcgttactcattgtattgttatcgaactattcaggctaacctattctcagtactcctctcaatccacaaccaatcactgtgagtatactcgatccctttttgctttcagcacttttgggtgttacatacgtaatctaacaaattcacaaacaacacaaactatttgaacgctaacctacttgcatgtattacttgtctaaatgattgctgtttattatgtttacacgtggagtgctatctgcctgctttagcaacgtagtactatagtttggactcagcacccgttcacacgggggttgctaaggacaattacttgcatggattacagtggtaatcatgtattgcgaactgtctcggacagtcaacttgaagtcgttggtatcgatggtcccatgttgataatttacatgcatcgtttgcccttgtgtacgtgcttggttatgcgtaaacttttcgaactctatatgctatatcaaacttgtgtactcacctttacattatatgtattgacttttattttaacgtatgtgacaggtgtttaagctactagcgtgctagggaagcgaggcaataataagcttctaggagcctgtgaccttaggacagtgtccacatacctgctccagggtcataattatctgtagatcttgtactggcacctgtagtcagtaagatctatagttagccgtctagaagtcttaaaacaatatttaaattcggtctgtaataattaagaattcgagttgtcggaacagttcccatattgtttagttgatttctatgataacttgttattgtttgggacacggtatgggacgtgttatataactgaattgtatgatagttgttgtggaaacttctgaacaatctgtttcgctcagtgccgcgccccgatgattccgccatcggttggggtgtgacaaaaggcTTAGATAAATAAATGTTAGACTAGGGTTTGTTTATATATCACCATTTAGAAGTAGACAAAATCGAATTCCAATACTCTAAATTCAGAACTTAAACCGGTCAAAAGATATACAATAGAATATCATATTCTCTTAAGACTTGGACTCAAAACGTGACTCGCAAGCTACCACATCCAATAATTAGGATTCAATCCTAGTCACATTGATACGTTGTCGAAAATCGGTGTTCGTATTGGTGTAACTTGATGTTTTTACATGGGTTTTAAttccgaatagcctacttttaattaaaattgtgttttgcaggtttgatgaagtttaaggagctattcgggagctttacggacTATTGGGACGAAAAATGGACTACCGGAACGCGAAACGGGTCAATCGGCAGCGAGAAACACAAAAACAGAAAAATGGGTTTTCTGTGAGGCGTAGCCTACGCCATCAGGGGCGTAGGCGACACCACCTCCTAATGCCAAATGAGATTTTTGGGGTTTTCTTGGTTGGTGATGAGTTTTAAagcttgttttgacccatttcgggAGTTACACTCGGAATTGAGTTTGAAACCACTTCTTGGAGCCATAACCTATCATCTCTATCATTCCCAATCAACCATCATCACCAACCTTCATCCgaatcaagaatcatcatcaCCCAATTCATCTTCATCTCTATTCACCAAACTCTAGTTCATTCCATCACCCACAATCATTAATTTCCACCATCTAATCTTCATTCCATAACCCTAACTACCATCAATCCTTCAATCCATTCATCACCATCATTCAAcccaaaccctaatcatcatcattcaccatTTCCAAGATTCAAGATGTTCAATATCATGTTTCCTTTATCCGGTGATAGCGTTCGTCCTTCCATGAGCGGCTAaattcttggaggtttcaccctgATGTAGGTttttgtaagtctagggttttaACATTGTTCTtggtttgattttgtgacaaattgctaTTTGATTTTGAAGCTtatgacaattgtcttgcatttgtattgaattcataaattgtcgagtgaagattaaatttgactttatgaaatgtttatgtgcaattatgccttgtctaggttagagtttacatgttcttggtaatgAAGTGCATTTTTGTCCGTTCTTTCTAACGTTGATAGCTATTGGCACCTAAGCCTTGTAACACTAATTTCGTTAGTCACTTTTGCAATTAAATCAAATCTAAAACGTGTAGAAATCCTAGGAttgcaattaccgaaccgggtgtgaaccttgtttaaTTATCTTGTTTAAAACTATCAATTACAATTTCGTGCATTTGTTTAAGTTCTCGTTAGTTAGTCATTAAAAACCAAATTGTCGGTTCATTCTGACCCATTTCCTAAACAACCAAAAATTCATAAAAACAATCTAGTAAGCTTCATAATAGTGACACCTATAAAATCAAccaagtccattcgcaaaccacatattCTTCGTGGTTCggccccttactaccactaactatttattaagggtaatttgggcatataaatattatctttgaccggagcgcgacactccgatcacacATCCATTCGCTCCGTTAGCAACAACTTACCCCCAGTCGCATACAATAGCATCCATTAGCTCCAGCTAAGACCCACTTGCGGATCAGGCCATTCTCTAGTTGTAGCTTTCCTTCGACTTAAGCCTAGTTGTGGCTACTGCCACTTCCAGTAGTAGCATGTCTCCGCCCGCAATTCTGCTAGCCTCTAAGCGCGACACTCCCTCAGCCGTGGCATGATCATTTTCTTCCGATGTTAATTGACTTCAAACAACTTAACTGTTAAAAGATCTTTGAACAAGATAAATGTCTTTCTCGTAATTCATAAAAGCCTTTTGAACATAAAAGAACGGACATATGAAAGTAAAGGACACTCGAGCATCATATTCTTCAATATAAGCGACCTTCGAGCAACCTCAAATGTAAAAGAGGGTCTTCGAGCATGAAGTAACGTTCGCCATATTGTTTATGAAGTGTCAACCCATACACCTTTCATCAAATCAAATTCATATTAAGTAATGGCTTGCtcaaacacacacaaaaaattaatttagttttgtttttcttattaaaataacaaataaaatagtaaaatacTAAACGTAACATAAGTTAAAAAATTACAAgcgaaattaaaaaaaaaagcctactaaaattggaaaaaaaaaataataaagagcCTAATTATTTTTGTTAAGATATTGAGCTTGGATTTTATCTTTTTCGAGCTTCTAAAATCTCCcggcccatggctttatagcctagtggcatcttggtggtgggataaggctttgggaccaataTGTCCTGGGtttgattcccacaaggggggttttcccatgtttattgggtttcctcctgaattggtgtggcattatacctagtggagatggatatgatacggtggttcctctggtggctcgatgatactccagtggtccgtcagtgatccaaatttgccgttcaaaaaaaaattttgtttgCCTTTTGCATTTgcagctgttttttttttttttgaatttcttGTTCTTTGATGAGAGTAATCGAGCAATTTTTTCTTCAAAACCATCAGTGTGCGATTTTTCCTCCGGATACATTGTAGATATAGACGAGGAGGAGGTTGCTCGGCTTCTTGTCGCCGCCTTGCTTTTATCTCTATTGAGCGAGCATGGCAACTCCGATGGTTCTTCGAAATCAAATTCGTTTGTGTTGTCGTTTAGGTTTATATGGGAATGAGCATTCGACGCACCTTGAGACGAGTTCGGTTCTAATGTGCGAGGAGGTTACTGTTTGCAACATTTGTGGGGTTAGAATTGGGGGTTTTGAGAAAATTGTGGGATTTGCgagatttgtgggttttgagaTAAATGTGGGATTTGTGaaatttgtgtgttttgagaGAATTGTGGGGTTAGATAGAGTAATGGCATTATCGGTCAATCCTTGCGTTCATTCGTAACTTGATTGACATAATACGGGTTTATGTTGTCTTCATCCACTGGTTGACGGTTAGCATAATATGTGTGGTTTGGATCAAACGCGTTTATGTTGTTGTTTGGGTACATGGTGAAAACTTTGTAATTTGGTTTTTCACCGTTCCCCAATGGTATAAaatggggggtgggggggggcaTATATTCAATTTAACGCTTGTTATCTCACCGGCATGGGGGTGTTTGATCTCGGCCCTAATAGTGCTGTCTCTGCGGTGTTGGGCGCGTTATCACGATGAGGTGGCAGGAGGCGTTTTCCCAAATCAATAAGtataataatcataaaaatctacAAACTAAATAACTATTCCTCAATTAAACTAATCTCTAAGGagttgtttggtagcctcttaataatTTCATTAAAAGGTTACATCTGAATCAGTTAGAGGTAAAGTGTGTTTAGTTTAGTTAAAAGACATCTCTTAGTGGTTCAGTGAGCCTCTTAAAATCATTTGGGCTAAATATTCGTGGGCTAACCACTCACCAATAGCAATATGCCAATATACAAACGACGCTAACCCAATTCACTAAAAACAACACGAATCGACCGACGAGGTATTGGTCCCCCCCCCCCCTAGTGTTCACCAGTTAATTTGAAGCCTTAGGTTGATGATATTACCAACCATATTTTAATAACAAGTTGTGTTTGTGTGCAAGTGTCGATCGGGGGTTGGGTCCGACCCATCACTTCTAGTGTTAGAGCAATGACCAAGCGGCCTAAGGCCTCATGAAATCATGCTGGTTGGAAGGCTTCATGGAATGACTAAAAGCTTTAATCTAATATGGCACTGCTCAGGTGGTTTCACTAGATTGACTTGAGATCGTGCCAATACAAAATGGGTGTGTATAAATTACCAGCACCGGCCAGACCCTGTGCGGAATGGGCAACTATATATGGCACATTTTCTGAGGggccaaaaattaaaaaaaaaaatattttatatatataaattttgtttaaaaaacaAATGCCCATAACTAGATTAAAGCCCAACTTTAAAATTAGTAAAAAAAAGCCCAATTGTTTAAATccagttttaaaaataaaagtacTAGACGAGCTAATTGGGCGATTGAAACAAACAGGTTCATCGCAGGATTGATACATCACAGGTTCTGATTTCCGATTCTCAGAAGGCTGATTGAGTCCAACGGTCGTGAAACATTCTTCTTTTACCCGATATGTTTCTCTCTTATTTCACTTTGTACCCTTAACAAATTTGCTTTCCTTTGCTTTAGAGCACGTAATTAACTTCGCATTACTATTTTatgttttcatttatttttaattttcaagTAGAAGGGTTTTCATGTTCAGGGACACAAACTTGTAAATTAAAATTTATTTGCGTGTATAGTTGTAACTATTATGATCATATACGGTCCGTCAAATTTAATTTTGATCATTTTTGGTAAGAAATCATGTATAGTTGTAACTATTTACTGAGTCGCATCATATTAGTCGAAGAGGTTTATGGATCATCGGAATCAAGTCTGATGCATTGGTGACCATTCATACTCTTGACAAAGAGTATATATGGGTGGTAGAGGGATCGCTTTAGGTTCTTAGGTCTATATTTTGCAATATCGAATATAGTTCATATTGATTACAAATGATCGTCGGTAGTTTTGGTTAATGTGTAAGAGATGACAAGGTAACTTTACATAGCCGGTAGATATATTTTAGATGGCCGCTAGTTGTTAGTGAAGTGTTATCTTGGGCTAGGAGAAGTGGTAAAaagttttttatatttaaaatagaTTTCGAAGAGGCGTACGATAATGTGAATTggggtttttttttattaatggtGATGCGTCAGATGAGGTTTCCTGAAGTTTGGTGTTCTTGGATTCACGGGGTGTTATCGTCGGCTAGGTCCTCCGTCCTTGTGAATGGTGCTCCGACCTTTGAGTTTTCTTGCGGGAAAGGTATGCGACAAGGAGATCCTATTTcaccattttttttattattgctaTGGAAGCTTTATCTGGTCTTATAAAAAAGGCGTCCGATTGTGGTTTGTTTTCGGGTGTTCAGCTTCCTAACGGGGGCCCGGTTATCTCTCATTTGTTATACGCGGACGATGCCATGGTTATGGGTGAGTGGTCGGACTCAAACTTTAAAACGCTTAAACGTATTTTGCGGGTTTTTCATTTGTGCTCGGGTTTAAGAATTAACATTAATAAATCTACTCTTTTTGGGGTTGGGAATAGTGGGGAGGAAGTTGGTTTGAAGGCGGGAGAGTTGGGTCGTCAGCCTGGGGCTACTCCGTTTATGTATCTTAGGATACAAGTTGGCGCAAatatgaatagaatctgtaactGGGATCCGGTGGTGAAAGTGTTAAAAAATAGGTTGTCGAAGTGGAAATCAAGTGTGTTGTCTATTGGTGGGAGGGTGGTCTTAATTAAGTCCGTGTTGGAGAGTCTTCCATCTTActatttttctttatttaaagCCCCGGTCGCGGTTATAAACAAGCTTGAATCAATGAGTAAGAAGTTTTTGTGGGGTGGTAATTCGGAGGTTAAAAAAATTCATTGGGTTGGGTGGGATTCGGTTACTCGTCCGAAAAATAATGGGGGTTTGGGATTAAGTAAACTGGATGTGAGTAATAATGCGCTTATTCTCAAATGGTTATGGAGATATCGTACTGAGAATGACACGATGTGGAGGAAAGTTATCGACGCCATccatgggtctaaaagaagatgGGAATCGGTCTCTTGTAACAGTAAAGTGTCGGGGGTGTGGTCGAAAATTGTTGGCTGTGGTAATCGGCTGAAAGTAAACGGATCGTCTTTCAGCAGCCTTATCACAGGAAAAGTGGGGAATGGTTTAACGATTAAGTTTTGGTTAGATGCGTGGTTAAATGGTACTCCTTTGAAGGTTTCGTTTCCAGCGCTCTTTCGGCTTGAACGGAACAAGTGGTGCGCTGTTGCGGATAGAGAGTTCGATGGAGTTATGACTTGGGAGTGGAAAAATTACCCGAGTACTCCGCAGGAGATGGCTGAATTAATCGAATGCACCAGGTTATTGGCTAACATCAGGTTGGATTCGAATGTGTACGCTTGGGACTGGGATAAAAGTAGGCTGCAGATTGTTAATGTGCAGGAGACTAAAAAATGGATCAGAAGTGTTGGTATGGAAGACATTGGGCATTCGTTTCGATGGTGTAAATGGGTGCCGTTAAAGTGTAACATATTCTTGTGGCGAGCGGCTTTGGATAGGATTCCCACGAAGACTGCTCTTCGTAGAAGGAATGTTTGCGCAGGCGATGTTATGTGTAGTCTGTGTGATGCCGACGAGGAGACTGCAGTGCATCTATTTACGGCTTGCCGTTTTTCCTATGGGGTGTGGTGTGGTATTGCCAGTTGGCTGCATATACCACCAATCTTTTTATTTGATGTTTATGATATGCAGCTTTATATCAATCAGTTGGAGTGCCCGAGGGAGAAAAAGGAGTTATTGTACGGCATTTTTATGATAACATGTTGGCGAATTTGGAAAGCGCGTAATGAGAAGGTTTTTAAGAATACGACTAGGAAGAGTTTTGAGATTGTTTCCGATATAAAATCGTTGGGTTATATATGGTATAGGAGTCGGAGTAAACGTGAGTTAGTAGATTGGAAGGGATGGCAAGTGTTTCATTTTGATGTAATGTAATGTAACTTTTGTGGTTCGCGTTCATCTCCAGCTTGGAGATGGCgcgtttttttgtgtttttatgaaGTTTGcctttcacaaaaaaaaaaaagacaaggTAACTTTACAAACTTAATAGATTTTTTTAACGTTGGTAAAATGATCAAACGATATACTTCATAAACAGTTGACACCATATACCTAATCCTTAAAACAAGTGAGAAAAAATGAATTTTTGACATCACCATGGAGAAATttatgtaattaatatcaaaatTTTATTATACATTAattctttatatgaaaattcaatTTTATAAAGTATGTTGAGTGAATATTCTTGCATATTTCAATTCTTGATGGCATGTTTGTTAAAACACCAACATAAAGAACACCAACATCATAAGTTTGGAAGTCAACCTAACAATAATAAATATtcaaatatataacaataataataataaaagcatCTACTTCCATAAACGTTTAAAACTACATGCTACCACAAATTAAGTTCCATCATAACAAGCAAAGTAAACCATTCATTTCTTAACATAGAACATCACATACGATCAGTTACCTTTATCAGGCGACTTCAAGTAGAGCGTCTCGCCACCGTCTCCACCGCCAGAGCTACCACCACCCCGCCCCTCACCGGTGGGACCAATATCTTGCTTACGACCAAAGTCGGGGAACCCACCACTTAGGTGGGTCCCACTGACACCCGCGCTATTATTGTCGGTCTGCAGCATGTGAAGTCCACTGGTTCCAGTTCCAGAACTCATGCCCAGATGGCTATGCATTGCTTGCTGCTGTAGTGAAGAGTACTGCTGCTGACTGTACATCATGGATGAGCGTGCAGCCATGAGTGCTTGTGGTGACATCTGTTGTGCCTGTTGGTGCTGCTGCATGTAGTGACTCCCAGCCTGCTGCTGCATCATCCCACCTTGAGGATACTGAGTCATGATAGTACAGTTGTTACTGGTTAGTGTACAATTGTAAAATTATTGATGAATGATGAATGGATATGATACTGCTACAATGGAAAAAAGTGAAGATTTTTTTACCTGAGAGTGAAGACTAGGTGCTTGAGGTTGAGAATCAGCAATTGCAGCAAGGTACATAAGGTTTCTCTGAAGCTTGGCCTGATGTCTGTCATTATCAAACCATTTCAAGCCACCATGTTTTggagtatgtgtgtgtgtgtatactaTTTAGTGAGTGAAAAACAATaattttatatactttgtttgtGTCCACAAGGGGGTCTATATTTGGTTtcaagttttatataaaaaaaatttcttcATATTAAAACACAAAACTAGGTTGTAGAAAAATATAGAGTTTATAAATTGGACGAAAAGGGTTAAACTTTTGATTCGTTGTGACCCTATGTGTTATAATTTTGAGTTTAGTACACGAGTAGTTAATATCAGTAAACCGTATGCACAAGAGAACTTAACTCTTTTATTAACTTTGTTTGTGCCCACCAAGGGGTCTATGTTTGATTTCAAGTTTAatgtaaaataaatatattataataaaacacAAAACTAGCTGCAgaaaaaattgttatattttttgatggagtaaattacgtttttgacccctgtggttatatcacttttaccatattagcccaaaataagattttttaacatcTGTGCCCCCATGgtatctataactaactattttgaccCCTGAATCTAACCAAACCCCAAACTGTGGTTAATTATTAGTCACATGATGGGTATAATGGTAATTTCTCATCCTATACTAAAACTAATTTCTATCATATCATCTGCAAATCACACACACCTTATCTTCAAAAACACAACATCGTCTTCATCTCTTTTATCCTTCCCCTCTTCACTCTCTCAAAAGCCCTAGCCCCAGAGGATCGAAGAAGAAGGGagcaccacaccaccaccacgaACAACACCACCACCGAACCGCCGCCTCCATAGCACCACCACAGAACCACCGTCACAACATCACCACCGAACTGCCGCCTCCACAGCACCACTACAGAACCACCGTCAATTTCTCTCCTACTTCTCTGTAACCGTCTCTATTGATGTTGCCGGCCATCGAGCCATCGATTCGGTAATAACTACAGAACCacgtaatttactctttgaaAAAAGTAATCCTAAATCTACTTTTGATGTTCCAGGCCATCGATTTGGTCATAACCAACAATCAAGGATTTGAAACGAATAATCTGACATTGATGTTGCCATGGAAGTCCCACTAAACAAATTATTGGGTTGGTTAATAATTAATTGGGAATTAATTGGGGGGAATCAGGATGTTAAAAGTAGCGGAGATGATGAGTTGGTTTTTTGTTCTTCAAGTTTTGTTTGTTCTTCAGATTTATAGCGGAGATGATGTGTCGGTTAATAATTAATTTGGGGGAATCTTCAGATCTATAACAATCGGGAtgttaatatatttttttgatttgttgttgttcACGAAGATCTGAAACTAAAATGTGGGTTTTGTTTAGGGGATGATGAAGATGGTTGAAGGTGGTCATGTTTTTGAAGATCTGGGTTTGAAGATgatgtgttcttgaagatgatgatgtgttCTTGAATATCTAGGTTAGAAGATGACGAtgttcttgaaaatttgggtTAGATTTAAAGGGGAGgagaaattacaaaaatacccatcatgtgacttgcatgtgacAAATACTTAACCAGTGTAAGGGATGGAGTTAGactcaggggccaaaatagttagttatagagaccatgggggcacaaatgttaaaaaatcttattttgggctaatatagtaaaagtgatataaccacaggggccaaaaatgtaatttactctttttgaTGTGTCTTATGTTTTTTGAAGTTACTAGGGTCTAAGAGCATTAACATCCCATCCATTAACCTATCCCATatctttaaaatttaaaaaaaaaatctactaCAAACTCattagagcattctcatccaaccCACTAAAATCTGTGAGtggagtttttataatataaagagtataaaaagtggttgtgagtggaggagagagaaaatgttactgttcatctgtatatttgaggggacactgttcagCCCCTATaatcttttaatatattttgaaagtgattgtgagtggaggagagagaaaaggtaatgataaaggtataaaagaaTATTATTTACATCTCATCCACCATTTCTCTTCCCCGcccttatattttaaaaaattgcTACACTAGCTTTTCAGAGCATTCACAATCCTTCCATCAAATTAAAATTATTTGAGagaaatttttatattataaaaagtggttgcaagtggttgtgagtgaagaaAGAAAATGTTgttgttcatctgtatatttaaGGGGACATTGTTCACCCTGTATAATATTTTAGTATATTTTGAAAGCGGTTGTAAATAGAGAAGAAAGAAGATGTAAtgataaatgtataaaaaatattatttaattgaataaAGAGAGAAAATGTAAATGTTTGTAGTGTAATTATAGAGTAAAAATGGTGGAATGGATATGAATGCTCTCATATATATAAAAAGCTACTATTCATCATCCATCAAATTATTGTCAAtatataaaaacaataaatataataaaataagtaTTTGTGAGTtggataaaaataaaaatgatggaTGAGATTTAGGAGGTTTTTTCAAAAATGAGAGATAAATTTAGAAGTATTTTTTGTTGAATTTAAAAAGTATGCTTTAAGAATTAAGATAAAGCAATGCTCTCCCAAGTtctaaaacaaaataatttataaGTAATTTGGGTTATGTAGTGTTGATGGTGTGATTTGTAGTCTATAATTAAGTCTACAGTTTACAACTCATAAGATTTTAAGCAAACTTTTTTTTTATGAAAGTGCTCCAATTTTATTATCTTCTTTAGACCTCAAAAAGGTTGATGAAGATGGTCCTAAAGGTATGACAATCATATAATCTGCAATTGAGATGTTTTGACACAATCTAATTTTGTAACTATTTAACTTGAAAATGTCCAATGAATAATTATCAAAATGATCAACATAAATGTAAATACTCACTCTGCACATTCAGCCATTTTCCCAGAGTTTTGGCTCTCAACAATCTTCAAGATCAGAGACTTGTTTTCATCCAAGTACTGCATGAAGGAAAACTAATGCTTAATAAACAAGTACAAATTATTCCAGAAAGTATAAAAACCAGAAGCAAATCCTGTGTTAGTTAAGAACCACAAcaatataatataaatattaaataaaactgACATGCATTATAAAATTAACAAGAATGTATAATATAAGCCAAAAGATAGTTTATAGCTTATAACTAGGGGGTTAAGCGTGAATGGTATCCAACTCATTTGCAAAAACCAAGGACTTAGATATAATAATCTACTCTTGATTTGCGTAATGAAGTCTGCTAATAAGATGCCTAGACCACAAAAGACAACAAATGAATCAATGgaacaaataaaataaacaagcaCAAAGAATCTTTGCTAACCCTTTCTTTAATTCCCAACCTGCACATGCAGATAAAATtccaaaataaattaaaatatattcACTTTAATAATAAGTAAagatacacatacatatatataccccatacaatcacaaaaaaaaaaaaaaaatggaattaTAATATCCGACTTCATGGAATTTAGACAGTTTTATCTGATAACCTGTATCTCACTGAGTGCTAACAGGAGTAACAGGTCTGGTGCCATTCGACTTTctcaaatatattttttttaaataataacgtAAATACTAGTGTTTTTCTCCAAAATCAACCCAAAAACCCTAAATAAAACCTTATAGAATCTACGTAAGGTTATCATTAAAAACACTAGCTTAACTTT
Above is a window of Helianthus annuus cultivar XRQ/B chromosome 14, HanXRQr2.0-SUNRISE, whole genome shotgun sequence DNA encoding:
- the LOC110904534 gene encoding GRF1-interacting factor 1 isoform X1, producing the protein MQQHLMQMQPMMAAYYPTNNVTTDHIQQVSSSSSLRCFNLVYYLDENKSLILKIVESQNSGKMAECAEHQAKLQRNLMYLAAIADSQPQAPSLHSQYPQGGMMQQQAGSHYMQQHQQAQQMSPQALMAARSSMMYSQQQYSSLQQQAMHSHLGMSSGTGTSGLHMLQTDNNSAGVSGTHLSGGFPDFGRKQDIGPTGEGRGGGSSGGGDGGETLYLKSPDKGN
- the LOC110904534 gene encoding GRF1-interacting factor 1 isoform X2, which codes for MQQHLMQMQPMMAAYYPTNNVTTDHIQQYLDENKSLILKIVESQNSGKMAECAEHQAKLQRNLMYLAAIADSQPQAPSLHSQYPQGGMMQQQAGSHYMQQHQQAQQMSPQALMAARSSMMYSQQQYSSLQQQAMHSHLGMSSGTGTSGLHMLQTDNNSAGVSGTHLSGGFPDFGRKQDIGPTGEGRGGGSSGGGDGGETLYLKSPDKGN